The Nitrosarchaeum sp. genomic interval GCCACGGTTAGTCTCTGAATTACAAACACTAATTCAGCAACCTAGTGTTTCTGCAAAAAATGAGGGAATTGAAGAATGTGCACAATTAGTCAAAAAAATACTAGAAAAATCTGGAATAAAATCTGAAATCTTGAGACTGAAAAATGTCGCACCATTGGTATATGGTGAAATAAAATCAAAGAAAAATCCAAACAAGACTTTAATGTTTTACAATCATTATGATGTTCAACCTGTAGAGCCATTTGATTTGTGGGATGATCCTCCATTTAGTGGAAAAATAAAAGGAAACAAAATTTTTGGAAGGGGTTCCTCTGATGATAAAGGCGAATTAATCACTAGAATAAAAGCTGTTGAAGCATCTCTAAAAACTACTGGTGACGTTCCATGCAATATTAAATTTGTAATCGAAGGTGAGGAAGAAACAGGAAGTGCACACATTGATGATTATCTAAAAAAATACCAAAAGAAATTTTCATGTGATGGTGTAATCTGGGAATTTGGCTATGTTGATTCACAAAATAGACCAATTATCGGTCTTGGGATGAAAGGATTATTGTACGTTGAATTGTCTGTAAAAGAATCAATTCGTGATGCTCATTCCAGTTTAGCAGTATTGATAAAAAATCCCGCATGGCGATTAATTGAGGCTGTTCAAACATTAAGAGATTCTGATGGAAAAATTCTCATTAAAGACTGGTATAAAGAAACAACCCCTCTATCTAAACAAGATTTGGCGATAATATCAAAAGAACCATTTGACGAACAATCTTTCAAAAAAGAATTTGGAGTGAAATCATTTGTAGGAAATCTAAAGGGACTGA includes:
- a CDS encoding M20/M25/M40 family metallo-hydrolase; amino-acid sequence: MNALKHIDSHMPRLVSELQTLIQQPSVSAKNEGIEECAQLVKKILEKSGIKSEILRLKNVAPLVYGEIKSKKNPNKTLMFYNHYDVQPVEPFDLWDDPPFSGKIKGNKIFGRGSSDDKGELITRIKAVEASLKTTGDVPCNIKFVIEGEEETGSAHIDDYLKKYQKKFSCDGVIWEFGYVDSQNRPIIGLGMKGLLYVELSVKESIRDAHSSLAVLIKNPAWRLIEAVQTLRDSDGKILIKDWYKETTPLSKQDLAIISKEPFDEQSFKKEFGVKSFVGNLKGLNAKKALVGGATCNIAGFVSGYTGDGAKTVLPGAALVKIDFRLVPKMDPAKQVLRLKKHLKSKGFGDISVKIYHGEAAARTNPTDPFVTKVKEAADQSFGKSIINVSNAGTGPMHSFVNVLHAPCISIGSTYMFARIHSPNEFTRIDLLKKTTKCIYLIMEKFGKD